A genomic segment from Montipora foliosa isolate CH-2021 chromosome 9, ASM3666993v2, whole genome shotgun sequence encodes:
- the LOC137972058 gene encoding alpha-protein kinase 1-like, with amino-acid sequence MEMFHTSLKPLLFHDNSKPNEVCDFELSVSVESLIDHLKGDKPPPVLIHGEPGCGRTTLLLGICDTLLERNWLKKSEILGMRVRHGCTMLSLWSFLSEIAKDKLDKDILSLLLQPSAKLNKKQEVAQELIASNFKLICVDDAFADGGRVWSHLSQLFSNLNACVIAACSQSEAALLQATMTEQNLIPVSVKLKGIHKEPFKKLLLQQLPNNFTLHELFDIYSVFNGNPTSLKLFLGAVNELKLSQQSVNCSFLASSTHSEELPVAEHTVLHVLQFVFQLLTPDEKNVFYQLCLLREPLPLVTVPQEIEKLARLGLVEKEVISEDKEINSVLYTVSVPSCFCLSSWQFSCIAEKNGPSKPDLIQECFSVFDLWFSLLSEKLFQLISDAQGNAWPFVPEKWQYISNVGEEERYNIKELITAKNSVVPYMSEQDILEECLYQAAVEKKYGTMAALVFVMDRFSYWQGSSHTTLQLVDFLKTNSPTTPIAPQLLIRKARVMKNAGDLHGAEKALDELLIKKSQVGEWIYKYEHDHQLVSAVCIQIKGDIQYNLGQWVQGAKLLLESLILFSTLPIPDTKGIASSLAILANCLEPMSMQEYVPLAQSYGLMGSHPLLQAYYCSYEASMRSQYTPLFYARHKCRAAEFMLCYSQLIPDEIQRIEHLKIAAEDFKDSIQAHKEVNSLTSREEFYVFVCAVYKLGITYQARATQDSIQQAHCIDEMSRLLYEHYCSFTGTILLDKEITDLITYCLSYLQLNQFCGDELPNTKSLVQKFEHIGKTGVTGEEDIKKPHSLLLESSDPLEVQISEEFVFADNDHEAVLKVRLAGHTVSDKLKDTWEQKTDSHDITSVVLDIILMRSDKSSSNVSALTVDRNCDTKNSKSAVVIDTVDRSIVTQCLEQETVSFPSKRFLAPETATIQSQFQGLTLNSSPRRVQGAIVWRYDSSCNIWRGEKTLAYVGNLLELAKDKEGAQRNAFMVEFINQEDPFAKYVAKCYKKAKDVQQYQQDVICQMTARYYATLFNRQLNKADLTVGHIEFLPVVLLQLVNPNGSLSGVYNVERYMAGEFIKLTNNFQFAIDRGVVSDLVLAFSHFTYQASNGQLIIVDIQGWTPASNEIGCTFLTDPQIHSVVYNCFGTGNLRQKGIDSFWKKMHPQCNDLCKQMQLFRPDAHK; translated from the exons ATGGAAATGTTTCACACCTCACTTAAACCTTTGTTATTTCACGACAATAGCAAGCCCAATGAAGTTTGTGACTTTGAGTTATCTGTTTCTGTGGAATCCTTAATAGACCATTTGAAGGGTGACAAACCTCCTCCAGTCCTTATTCATGGTGAACCTGGATGTGGACGGACAACACTTCTTCTTGGAATCTGTGATACACTACTTGAAAGAAATTGGCTCAAAAAGTCTGAAATACTGGGTATGAGAGTAAGGCATGGATGCACTATGCTGTCTTTGTGGAGTTTTTTGAGTGAAATTGCGAAGGACAAGCTGGACAAAGACATACTTTCATTGCTACTGCAGCCAAGTGCCAAATTGAACAAGAAGCAGGAGGTGGCGCAGGAGTTAATTGCATCTAATTTCAAGCTCATCTGTGTTGATGATGCATTTGCAGATGGTGGGAGAGTGTGGTCACACCTTTCGCAATTGTTTTCTAACTTAAATGCTTGTGTAATTGCAGCCTGTTCTCAAAGTGAAGCTGCTCTTCTGCAGGCCACAATGACAGAACAAAATTTAATTCCTGTTTCTGTGAAATTGAAGGGAATTCATAAAGAGCCATTCAAGAAATTGCTCCTGCAACAACTTCCCAACAACTTTACATTACACGAACTGTTTGATATTTATTCTGTATTCAATGGTAACCCAACATCACTAAAGCTTTTTTTAGGTGCAGTTAATGAGTTAAAGCTTTCACAGCAAAGTGTCAATTGCAGTTTTCTAGCGAGCTCTACACACTCTGAAGAACTTCCAGTTGCTGAGCACACTGTTCTTCATGTGCTTCAGTTTGTGTTTCAACTTCTGACACCTgatgaaaaaaatgtcttttatCAACTTTGCTTGCTACGAGAACCTCTTCCCCTTGTTACTGTTCCACAAGAGATTGAAAAGCTTGCAAGACTTGGCTTGGTTGAAAAAGAAGTCATCAgtgaagacaaagaaattaatagTGTTCTGTACACCGTGTCAGTACCTTCTTGTTTTTGCCTTAGTTCATGGCAATTTAGTTGCATAGCTGAAAAAAATGGTCCCAGTAAACCTGACCTGATTCAAGAATGTTTCAGTGTCTTTGATTTgtggttttctcttctttctgaAAAACTTTTTCAGCTCATCAGTGATGCTCAAGGAAATGCCTGGCCATTTGTGCCTGAAAAGTG GCAGTACATTTCAAATGTTGGAGAGGAAGAGAGGTATAATATAAAGGAGCTAATTACTGCAAAGAATTCAGTTGTACCATACATGAGTGAACAAGATATCCTGGAG GAGTGCTTGTATCAAGCAGctgtggaaaaaaaatatggTACAATGGCAGCACTGGTGTTTGTGATGGACAGGTTCAGTTATTGGCAAGGAAGTTCCCACACAACCCTGCAGCTTGttgatttcttgaaaacaaacagCCCCACCACTCCTATTGCTCCTCAGTTACTTATACGAAAAGCCAGGGTCATGAAAAATGCTGGCGATCTGCATG GTGCAGAGAAAGCTCTTGACGAACTCCTTATCAAGAAGAGCCAAGTGGGTGAATGGATTTATAAATATGAGCATGACCATCAGCTGGTCAGTGCAGTTTGTATCCAGATTAAAGGCGATATTCAATACAACCTTGGTCAGTGGGTACAGGGAGCAAAGCTCTTACTTGAATCTCTGATTTTATTCAG CACTCTTCCCATTCCGGATACAAAGGGCATTGCCTCAAGCCTTGCTATTTTAGCCAATTGTCTTGAACCAATGAGTATGCAAGAATATGTCCCTCTAGCTCAGTCATATGGCCTTATGGGATCCCATCCACTATTGCAAGCTTACTACTGCTCATATGAGGCTTCCATGAGATCGCAGTACACTCCACTGTTTTATGCAAGACACAAG TGTCGTGCTGCTGAATTTATGTTGTGTTACTCACAACTCATTCCTGATGAAATTCAAAGGATAGAGCATTTAAAGATTGCAGCTGAAGATTTCAAGGACAGCATTCAAGCTCACAAAGAAGTCAACTCCCTCACCAGCCGTGAAGAGTTTTATGTCTTTGTTTGTGCAGTATATAAACTGGGCATCACTTATCAGGCGAGAGCAACACAAGACAGCATTCAACAAGCACATTGCATTGATGAAATGTCAAGGCTATTGTATGAGCATTACTGCTCATTTACTGGAACGATTCTCTTAGACAAGGAGATCACTGATTTGATCACTTACTGTCTCAGTTATTTGCAACTGAATCAGTTCTGTGGTGATGAGCTTCCTAACACAAAATCGCTGGTACAGAAATTTGAGCATATAGGCAAAACTGGTGTTACGGGGGAAGAGGATATCAAGAAACCACACTCCTTATTGCTGGAGAGCTCAGACCCCCTGGAGGTTCAAATAAGTGAAGAATTCGTTTTTGCTGACAATGATCATGAAGCAGTTTTGAAAGTGCGCCTTGCTGGGCACACAGTATCAGACAAGTTAAAGGATACATGGGAACAGAAGACAGACAGTCATGATATTACATCTGTAGTGCTTGATATCATTCTTATGCGCTCAGACAAGAGTTCAAGCAACGTTAGTGCATTGACTGTTGATCGGAACTGTGACACCAAGAACAGCAAATCAGCGGTTGTTATTGATACTGTTGATCGCAGCATTGTGACTCAGTGTTTGGAGCAGGAGACTGTGTCTTTTCCTAGCAAACGATTCCTGGCACCTGAAACTGCAACAATTCAAAGTCAATTCCAAGGGCTGACTTTGAATTCAAGTCCACGAAGAGTGCAAG GTGCAATTGTTTGGAGATATGACTCTTCATGTAACATATGGAGGGGCGAGAAAACTCTTGCTTATGTTGGAAATTTATTGGAGTTAGCAAAGGACAAAGAGGGAGCTCAAAGGAATGCTTTTATGGTTGAGTTTATTAATCAAGAGGATCCATTTGCGAA GTATGTGGCAAAGTGCTACAAAAAAGCAAAGGATGTCCAGCAGTATCAACAAGATGTCATTTGTCAGATGACGGCCCGTTACTATGCAACACTGTTTAACCGACAGCTGAATAAAGCAG ATCTTACCGTGGGCCACATAGAGTTTCTTCCTGTTGTCTTACTCCAGCTGGTAAATCCCAATGGTTCTTTGAGCGGTGTCTACAATGTGGAACGCTACATGGCTGGAGAGTTTATTAAACTCACCAACAACTTTCAGTTTGCCATAGATCGAGGCGTAGTGTCTGACCTTGTACTAGCATTCAGTCATTTCACCTATCAAGCGTCTAATGGGCAGCTGATTATCGTTGATATACAAGGCTGGACACCTGCTTCAAACGAGATTGGTTGTACGTTCCTCACAGACCCTCAGATACATTCCGTGGTGTACAATTGCTTTGGAACGGGCAATTTACGCCAGAAAGGAATTGACAGCTTTTGGAAAAAGATGCATCCCCAGTGCAACGATCTTTGTAAACAAATGCAGCTGTTCAGACCAGATGCCCACAAATGA
- the LOC137972064 gene encoding synaptogyrin-2-like, whose product MENDIGGTFAFSSFVQRPLTILRFICIIFAIVVFGCISAGGYDLAYTDNCLFNGRAGACNYGIGIGVIAFLGCIAFIAIEVQVSCNTINNPDTRKYIVLADLGFSTLWCFLWFVGFCYLADMWRRQDKGPFSTSQVNNCQAAVAFSFFSIISWGGLSVMAFTRYRQLLTEFEYSGDNLSGDTYSSPYASFPTSQSQGDPYQSQPFSSDPPTESVPEDNTDKYTPPPY is encoded by the exons ATGGAGAACGACATTGGAGGCACATTCGCATTCAGCAGTTTTGTTCAGAGGCCACTGACAATTCTTAGGTTTATATGCATT ATCTTTGCAATTGTTGTGTTTGGCTGCATTTCAGCTGGGGGTTATGATCTTGCATATACTGACAATTGCCTATTTAATGGCCGAGCTGGTGCGTGTAATTATGGGATCGGTATTGGCGTGATTGCATTTCTGGGCTGCATTGCATTCATAGCCATTGAGGTGCAAGTGTCATGTAACACCATCAACAACCCAGACACCAGAAAGTACATTGTCTTGGCTGATTTAGGATTTTCTACTTTGTGGTGTTTCCTGTGGTTTGTCGGTTTTTGCTATCTTGCGGATATGTGGAGAAGGCAAGACAAAGGCCCATTTTCCACATCGCAGGTTAACAACTGTCAAGCTGCTGTTGCATTCTCATTTTTCTCCATTATTTCTTGG GGTGGATTGAGTGTCATGGCTTTTACCAGGTACCGTCAACTGCTGACAGAGTTTGAGTATTCTGGAGATAATCTTTCTGGTGACACCTACTCTTCCCCTTATGCATCATTTCCAACTTCACAAAGCCAAGGAGATCCTTATCAGTCCCAGCCATTCTCCTCTGATCCCCCTACTGAAAGTGTCCCTGAAGATAACACAGACAAATATACCCCTCCACCTTACTGA